The Flavobacterium sp. M31R6 nucleotide sequence TCATTGCGTCTTCATTAATGGGATCTTTGAACTATGTTGTAACTGTGATTAACTTGAGAACAAAAGGAATGTCTATGACAAGATTGCCTCTTACTATTTGGGCTTTCTTTGTGACTGCAATTATTGGTATCGTTTCTTTCCCTGTCTTATTGTCAGCAGCATTGTTGTTGATTTTTGATAGAAGTTTTGGTACTTCTTTCTTCTTATCCGATATTTATATTGCTGGTGAAGTTTTACATTACCAAGGAGGTTCTCCTGTTCTTTTTGAACATTTGTTTTGGTTCTTAGGTCACCCTGAAGTTTATATTGTAATCTTACCTGCATTGGGGATTACTTCTGAAATTATTGCTACAAACTCTCGTAAACCAATTTTTGGTTATAGAGCGATGATTATGTCAATTATTGCGATTGCATTTTTATCTACAATTGTTTGGGGACACCACATGTTTATTTCTGGAATGAATCCATTCTTAGGGTCAGTATTTACATTTACAACCCTGTTGATTGCAATTCCATCTGCTGTAAAAGCATTTAATTATATTACAACACTTTGGAAAGGTAATCTTCAAATGAATCCTGCCATGTTGTTTTCTATTGGTTTGGTTTCTACTTTCATTACTGGAGGTTTAACTGGAATCATTCTTGGAGACAGTACATTAGATATTAATGTTCACGATACTTATTTCGTAGTAGCTCACTTTCACTTGGTAATGGGTATATCGGCTCTTTACGGAATGTTTGCTGGAATTTACCACTGGTATCCAAAAATGTTCGGTAGAATGTTGAATAAGAATTTAGGATATGTTCACTTTTGGGTAACTGCAATCTGTGCTTATGGAGTATTTTTCCCAATGCACTTTATTGGACTTGCAGGTTTACCAAGACGTTACTATACTAATACAAACTTCCCGTTATTCGACGATTTGCAAAATGTAAATGTATTGATCACAACATTTGCCTTAATCGGTGGAGCTTTCCAATTGGTGTTTTTATATAACTTCTTTAGCAGTATTTTCTACGGTAAAAAAGCAGTTCAAAATCCTTGGAAATCAAATACTTTGGAATGGACAACACCAGTAGAGCATATGCATGGTAACTGGCCTGGAGAAATCCCAGAAGTTCACCGTTGGCCTTATGATTACAGTAATCCTGCTCATGAGGAGGATTTTGTACCTCAAACGGTTCCAATGAAAGAAGGTGAAGTAGTTTTACATCACTAGAATTTCAAAATCATATAAATGCCTTTCAATATTGAAAGGCATTTTTTTTATATAGAATGATTACTTTTTTTACCTTTACCCCATGAATGAAAACTTAGATCCAACAAATAATAATTTTAGTTCCGAAGAACTGGATATTGAGAAAAGATTAAGACCATTATCTTTTGATGATTTTGCAGGTCAAGATCAAGTGTTGGAAAACCTTAAAGTTTTTGTTGCGGCAGCCAATCAAAGGAAAGAAGCTCTTGATCACACCCTTTTTCACGGCCCTCCAGGTTTGGGTAAAACTACCTTAGCCAATATTTTAGCCAATGAATTAGAAGTGGGTATCAAAATCACTTCTGGTCCTGTTTTGGATAAGCCGGGTGATTTGGCTGGCTTACTGACGAATCTCGAGGAAAGGGATGTTTTGTTTATTGACGAGATACACCGTTTAAGCCCTATAGTCGAGGAGTACTTGTATTCAGCTATGGAGGACTTTAAGATTGACATTATGATTGAATCTGGGCCAAATGCAAGAACGGTTCAAATCAATTTGAATCCGTTTACGCTTATCGGAGCAACTACACGTTCGGGGCTTTTAACCGCTCCTATGCGGGCCCGTTTTGGTATTTCTTCAAGATTGCAATATTATACTACTGAGCTTTTGACCACTATTGTGGAACGTAGTGCCATGATTTTCAAAATGCCCATTACTATGGAAGCCGCTATCGAAATTGCAGGTAGAAGCAGAGGGACACCTCGTATTGCGAATGCTTTATTGCGTCGTGTCCGTGATTTTGCTCAAATAAAAGGTAATGGAACCATTGATATAGAAATTGCCCGTTATGCCTTAAAGGCATTGAATGTAGATGCCCATGGTTTGGATGAAATGGACAACAAAATTTTGAATACCATCATTGATAAATTCAAAGGCGGTCCCGTTGGTTTATCGACTTTGGCTACAGCTGTATCCGAAAGTAGTGAAACTATTGAGGAAGTTTATGAGCCTTTTTTGATTCAAGAGGGTTTTATTATGCGTACCCCAAGAGGGCGTGAAGTTACGGAAAAAGCTTATAAGCATTTAGGTAAAATCAAAACCAATATTCAAGGCGGACTGTTCTAATAGTTAGGAGCTATTCCTGCTATCCACTATATCTTTTCTTGCTTAAAGAAAGCAAGAAAAGGATGCCGTTTCTATCAGGGCTAAGGCAGTAGTGTTAACTAAGTTATTTTCTTTAAAATAAGGAACCATAAACAATAAGTCTAAATACACGCAATTTATAAAATCCGAGGCCAAGCGTCTCGGGTTTTTATCTTGTGGTATATCGAAAGCTGGTTTTCTGGAGCAGGAGGCACCTCGTTTGGAAAATTGGTTGAATCAAAATTATAATGGACAAATGTCCTATATGGAGAATCATTTTGACAAACGTTTGGACCCAACTTTATTGGTCGATGATGCCAAAAGTGTGGTATCTCTTTTATTGAACTACTATCCTTCGGAATTTCAAAATCCTGATTCTTATAAAATATCCAAATATGCTTATGGGCAGGATTATCATTTTGTCATAAAAGACAAACTTAAAGAATTGCTTTTTTCAATAGAATCTAATATTGGTGATGTATCTGGACGTGCTTTTGTAGATTCTGCTCCTGTTTTGGATAAAGCTTGGGCTGCAAAAAGTGGTTTGGGTTGGATAGGCAAAAACAGTAATTTATTAACACAAAAAGTGGGTTCTTTTTATTTCATCGCAGAGCTTATCATAGACCTAGATTTAGAATATGACCAGGCTGTCACAGACCATTGTGGAGCTTGTACCGCCTGCATTGATGCTTGCCCAACAGAGGCAATTGTGGCACCTTATGTTGTGGATGGCAGTAAATGTATTTCTTACTTCACTATTGAACTTAAGGAGAATATTCCATCAGAGATGAAAGGGAAATTTGATGAGTGGGCATTTGGCTGTGATATTTGTCAAGACGTTTGTCCTTGGAATCGTTTTTCAAAATCTCATAATGAACCTTTGTTTAATCCCAATTCAGAATTACTTTCGATGTCCAAAAAAGATTGGATTGAAATAACCGAGGAAACTTTTAAAATCGTGTTTAAGGATTCTCCTCTTAAACGTGCTAAATATCAAGGTATTAATAGGAATATTTCGTTTCTGGAATAATTCTTTTTTTTTAACAAGTTTTTAGTATTACTTGTTGATGACGTTTTTTCTCTTCCTTAGAAGAAATCATTAAATTATTCGTTATAATTGTTTGTAATTTAACGTTTTAATTTGTATTTTATCGAGTAAAGCGCTTATTAGCGACAAAATTTGCAGTTAAACGGATTTTGTTAATAAGTTATTAATAATTATATAGTTTTGTAGAACCCAATCTATTGAAACTTAATGCTTAATTATGACGAACTTTACTTTCAAAAGGCTTAACCTTATTAAGCCATTGTTAATTGTTGCTTTATTTTTATTCAGTAGTCATACTGTTTTTTCTCAATTTTACACGAAACACTATGTAGCTCCGGCACCATGGCAATACTTTAGTAAGGCTAATGAAATTATCATAGCTACAAATTCTACTACTACTGTAAATATAGCTTTGAAAAAAAGTGATGGTACTTTAATAACGAATTTAACGGCAATTAAAGGGACGCCAGCAGTTTATAGATTTTCAGGCCTTCCAAGTGCTTTAGGTGTTCATCCTTTTAATACAATTGTAAATGCAGCAGGACTAATAATAACTAGTGATGGTCCTACTTCAGTTAATTTAAGAAATGTGGCCTCAGATAATTTAGGTTCTGATGGAACTGATGCTAATATAAAAGGGAATGCATCGTTAACAAGTTTTGGTGATGCAGGAATTGGGGTACGTTATAGAATTGGGTATTACAGAGATGGAAGTTTGGCGGGTACGGAAAAGCCGACTTACAGTATAATGGCTATAAATAATGGCACAACAATAAAATTAAATGGCGTCGTTTTAACGACATTAAATGCAGGTGAGAGTTATTTGTTTCAGGCAGCTATAGGTTCTTTGGTGGAGTCTTCTAGTGGGACAGTTATGAATACTTCAGCAAGACTCGATGCGCCAGGGGGCTGTGGAGACGGAGCTTTTGATCAGATACCACCGGAATCTGTTTTGGGTGCTGAATATTTTATAGAAAGAGGTAAAGGAAATGATACTGCCGAGCAAACAACGGTAGTTGCTATAAAGGCCAATACGGTATTAACCATTAATACATTTTCAACAACTGGAACTTTGACGGGTACAGTAACTACCACTCTTGTGAATGCAGGAGATTTTTACACATTTAAAAATGGAGTTTCCAATACTCCATTTACCGCAACAAGAGTTTCCTCAACAGAAAATGTAGCTGTTTATTCAGGTACTGCACAATCTTGTGAGGTGGATATTTCAGTAATTGCTCCGGTATCTGCCTGTGGAGGCTCAAACTTTATAGAGACCAAAAAATTTAGAGCTTATAATTCTGCTACTTCTTTACCTTATTTTGGATATGTCCTTTTGAAAGACGCAACAGCTGTTGTTGATGTTAATGGGGTTAATATTGAAACTCTTGCAGGGGCAAGATATCAATTAGGTACAACTGGATGGTATTTAATAAATTTTACGGATACACAAATAAGTAGTCCTGATATAATTTCGGTTTCAAGTTCGGCTAAGTTGACCGTTTCTATTGTACAGCAAGGAGGAGGGTTTTCTATGGCAGGTTTTTTCTCGAATTTTGCACAACAGCCAGATGATCCTACTTTGACTTATATTTCAGGAGGTGGATGTACTAATAATTCGGCAATTTTATCTACACCATCTGGATTTGCTCCTTATCAATGGTATTATAATGGAGTTGCTATTTCAGGAGAAACTTCAAATACATACACAGCTACACAGACTGGTTCGTATTCAGTTGCGTCAACTTTAGTTTGCGGGTCTCTGATTCAATCAAGACCGATTATTGTTACTTTATGTACTGATCTTGAAGTACTCAAAACAGTTGATGTTGCTAATCCTTGTGTCGGTTCAAATGTTGAATTTACAGTTAAGGTGACTAATTTAGGTCCCAATAATGCTTCTGGATTATCGGTTAACGATTTATTGCCTTCAGGCTACACATATATAAGTTCTGTTCCATCGGTTGGAACGTATAATTCAACTACAGGTATTTGGAGTATAGGTAATTTAAATAATGCGCAGGTTATTACTTTAAAAGTTTTGTGTAAAGTAAATGCTAGCGGAGTATATTTGAATACGGCTGCTATTCCAGCAGGTAGTCAGCCAGACAGTAACACTTCAAACAATTCAGCTAGTGTATCGACTACTCCCGTTGCATTACCCACAGTTCTTTCTTTAACAGGCAGCACAATTTGCGTGTCTCCTGGCTCAAATGGCACAATAACTTCAACGACATCAGTAAGCGGAATAACTTATCAATTGTATAATTCCGGTAACGTCGCGGTACAAAGTGCTAAAGCAGGAACAGGATCAGGATTAACATGGTCTTCATTGCCAGCCGGAAATGGTTATTATGTTGTGGCTACCAATGCTGCACTTTGTACTGCAACGAGTGGTACTGTAAATGTTTCAACAACTCCCAATCCAACAGCTCTTTCTTTAACAGGAAGTACAATTTGTGTATCTCCTGGTTCAAATGGCACAATAACTTCAACGACATCTGTAAGCGGAGTGACTTATCAATTGTATAATTCCGGTAATGTCGCGGTACAAAGCGCTAAAGCAGGAACAGGATCAGGATTAACATGGTCTTCATTGCCCGCCGGAAATGGTTATTATGTTGTGGCTACCAATGCTGCACTTTGTACTGCAACGAGTGGCACTGTAAATGTTTCAACAACTCCCAATCCAACAGCTCTTTCTTTAACAGGAAGTACAATTTGTGTATCTCCTGGTTCAAATGGCACAATAACATCAACAACATCTGTAAGCGGAGTGACTTATCAATTGTATAATTCCGGTAATGTTGCTGTACAAAGTGCTAAAGCAGGAACAGGATCAGGATTAACATGGTCTTCATTGCCAGCCGGAAATGGTTATTATGTTGTGGCTACCAATGCTGCACTTTGTACTGCAACGAGTGGTACTGTAAATGTTTCAACAACTCCCAATCCAACAGCTCTTTCTTTAACAGGAAGTACAATTTGTGTATCTCCTGGTTCAAATGGCACAATAATATCAACAACATCTGTAAGCGGAGTGACTTATCAATTGTATAATTTGGGTAACGTTTCTGTGCAAAGTGCTATAGCAGGAACAGGATCAGGATTAACATGGTCTTCATTGCCCGCCGGAAATGGTTATTATGTTGTGGCTACCAATGCTGCACTTTGTACTGCAACGAGTGGCACTGTAAATGTTTCAACAACTCCCAATCCAACAGCTCTTTCTTTAACAGGAAGTACAATTTGTGTATCTCCTGGTTCAAATGGCACAATAACATCAACAACATCTGTAAGCGGAGTGATTTATCAATTGTATAATTCCGGTAATGTTGCTGTACAAAGTGCTATAGCAGGAACAGGATCAGGATTAACATGGTCTTCATTGCCAGCCGGAAATGGTTATTATGTTGTGGCTACCAATGCTGCACTTTGTACTGCAACGAGTGGTACTGTAAATGTTTCAACAACTCCTAATCCAACAGCTCTTTCTTTAACAGGAAGTACAATTTGTGTATCTCCTGGTTCAAATGGCACAATAACATCAACAACATCTGTAAGCGGAGTGACTTATCAATTGTATAATTCGGGTAACGTTTCTGTGCAAAGTGCTATAGCAGGAACAGGATCAGGATTAACATGGTCTTCATTGCCAGCGGGAAATGGTTATTATGTTGTGGCTACCAATGCTGCACTTTGTACTGCAACGAGTGGCACTGTAAATGTTTCAACAACTCCCAATCCAACTACTGCCAGTGCAGGAGCGGACCAAATAGGAGTGACTACATGCGGACTTACTGCGGTTGTTCTTGATGCAAATACTCCTACAGTTGGTACTGGTAAATGGACTATTGTAAGTGGAACGGGTGGCTCCTTTGTTTTGGATACCAATCCAACTACAACTTTCTCAGGCATAGCAGGAACAGCTTATGTGCTGCGTTGGACAATTTCTAATGCTCCTTGTACAGACTCTGCGGATGATGTTAATGTTACTTTTAATTTGTTCCCTGCGGTTCCGACTATTGCCTCGGTTGCGCCAACATGCGCGGCAGCGGGGACAAGCACCATCAGCAATTACATTGGAACAAATACTTATACTTTCAGCCCTGCGGGTCCAACGGTGGATGCTACGGGATTGGTAAGTTCAATGGTGTTTGGCACCAGTTATACGGTTACCTCAAACAACGGAAGCTGTACTTCGGGGGCTTCGGCTTCGTTCAGCAATCTGGATAAGTTGGTTACTCCTGCGGTTCCGACTATTGCCTCGGTTGCGCCAACATGCACGGCGGCTGGGACAAGCAGTATCAGCAATTACATTGGAACAAATACTTATACTTTCAGCCCTGCGGGTCCAACGGTGGATGGTACGGGATTGGTAAGTTCAATGGTGTTTGGCACAAGCTATACGGTTACTTCAAATAACGCAAGCTGTACTTCAGGGGCTTCGGCTTCGTTCAGCAATCTGGATAAGTTGGTTACTCCTGCGGTTCCGACTATTGCCTCGGTTGCGCCAACATGCGCGGCAGCGGGGACAAGCAGTATCAGCAATTACATTGGAACAAATACTTATACTTTCAGCCCTGCGGGTCCAACGGTAGACGCCACGGGATTGGTAAGTTCAATGGTGTTTGGCACCAGTTATACGGTTACCTCAAACAACGGAAGCTGTACTTCGGGGGCTTCGGCTTCGTTCAGCAATTTGGATAAGTTGGTTACTCCTGCGGTTCCGACTATTGCCTCGGTTGCGCCAACATGCGCGGCAGCTGGGACAAGCAGCATCAGCAATTACATTGGAACAAATACTTATAC carries:
- a CDS encoding cbb3-type cytochrome c oxidase subunit I, which translates into the protein MSAEGHDHGHDHEHEHHHKDTFITKYIFSIDHKMIAKQYLLTGIIMGVIGVGMSMLFRMQLAWPEESFKIFNILLGDKWAPNGVMANDIYLSLVTIHGTIMVFFVLTAGLSGTFSNLLIPLQIGARDMASGFMNMISYWLFFLSSVLMVCSLFVESGPANAGWTIYPPLSALPQAISGSGAGMTLWLVSMAIFIASSLMGSLNYVVTVINLRTKGMSMTRLPLTIWAFFVTAIIGIVSFPVLLSAALLLIFDRSFGTSFFLSDIYIAGEVLHYQGGSPVLFEHLFWFLGHPEVYIVILPALGITSEIIATNSRKPIFGYRAMIMSIIAIAFLSTIVWGHHMFISGMNPFLGSVFTFTTLLIAIPSAVKAFNYITTLWKGNLQMNPAMLFSIGLVSTFITGGLTGIILGDSTLDINVHDTYFVVAHFHLVMGISALYGMFAGIYHWYPKMFGRMLNKNLGYVHFWVTAICAYGVFFPMHFIGLAGLPRRYYTNTNFPLFDDLQNVNVLITTFALIGGAFQLVFLYNFFSSIFYGKKAVQNPWKSNTLEWTTPVEHMHGNWPGEIPEVHRWPYDYSNPAHEEDFVPQTVPMKEGEVVLHH
- the ruvB gene encoding Holliday junction branch migration DNA helicase RuvB produces the protein MNENLDPTNNNFSSEELDIEKRLRPLSFDDFAGQDQVLENLKVFVAAANQRKEALDHTLFHGPPGLGKTTLANILANELEVGIKITSGPVLDKPGDLAGLLTNLEERDVLFIDEIHRLSPIVEEYLYSAMEDFKIDIMIESGPNARTVQINLNPFTLIGATTRSGLLTAPMRARFGISSRLQYYTTELLTTIVERSAMIFKMPITMEAAIEIAGRSRGTPRIANALLRRVRDFAQIKGNGTIDIEIARYALKALNVDAHGLDEMDNKILNTIIDKFKGGPVGLSTLATAVSESSETIEEVYEPFLIQEGFIMRTPRGREVTEKAYKHLGKIKTNIQGGLF
- the queG gene encoding tRNA epoxyqueuosine(34) reductase QueG, producing the protein MNNKSKYTQFIKSEAKRLGFLSCGISKAGFLEQEAPRLENWLNQNYNGQMSYMENHFDKRLDPTLLVDDAKSVVSLLLNYYPSEFQNPDSYKISKYAYGQDYHFVIKDKLKELLFSIESNIGDVSGRAFVDSAPVLDKAWAAKSGLGWIGKNSNLLTQKVGSFYFIAELIIDLDLEYDQAVTDHCGACTACIDACPTEAIVAPYVVDGSKCISYFTIELKENIPSEMKGKFDEWAFGCDICQDVCPWNRFSKSHNEPLFNPNSELLSMSKKDWIEITEETFKIVFKDSPLKRAKYQGINRNISFLE